Proteins found in one Arthrobacter sp. U41 genomic segment:
- a CDS encoding DUF3040 domain-containing protein, with protein sequence MPLSEHEQKLLEQLEKQLHEDDPKFASSMGSDAGRSWSTRHLVIGVLATLAGVVLLLVGVTIQSILVGVLGFVVMGGGVYYATMRGAAAGKADATGTARKPGKPRSSFMSNLEERWDERHRGES encoded by the coding sequence ATGCCGCTCTCGGAGCACGAACAGAAGTTGCTAGAGCAACTTGAGAAGCAGCTGCATGAGGACGATCCCAAGTTCGCCAGCTCGATGGGCTCGGATGCGGGACGTTCATGGTCAACCCGCCATCTGGTGATCGGCGTCCTGGCCACCCTGGCCGGCGTCGTGCTCCTGCTTGTCGGCGTGACAATCCAAAGCATCCTCGTCGGGGTCCTTGGCTTTGTGGTGATGGGCGGAGGGGTGTACTACGCCACCATGCGCGGTGCGGCGGCCGGCAAAGCCGACGCCACAGGTACAGCCCGGAAACCCGGGAAGCCCAGGAGTTCGTTCATGAGCAATCTGGAGGAACGCTGGGACGAGAGGCACCGCGGGGAGTCCTGA
- the mraZ gene encoding division/cell wall cluster transcriptional repressor MraZ, protein MFLGTHSPRLDEKGRIILPAKFREELAAGLVLTRGQERCIYVFSEAEFGRVHEQMREAPISSKQARDYIRVFLSGASDEVPDKQGRVTIPPALREYAGLGRELAVIGAGTRAEIWDAQAWNEYLAEKETAFSETDDAIPGIL, encoded by the coding sequence GTGTTTCTCGGCACACATTCGCCGCGTCTGGACGAAAAAGGTCGCATCATCCTTCCCGCGAAGTTCCGCGAGGAGCTTGCCGCGGGGCTGGTTCTCACAAGGGGCCAGGAACGCTGCATCTACGTCTTCAGTGAGGCGGAGTTCGGCCGGGTACACGAGCAAATGCGGGAGGCGCCAATCTCCAGCAAGCAGGCTCGCGACTACATCCGGGTTTTCCTCTCTGGAGCCTCCGACGAGGTACCTGACAAGCAGGGGCGCGTGACGATTCCGCCGGCGCTCCGGGAGTATGCAGGACTCGGCAGGGAACTCGCCGTCATCGGCGCAGGAACCCGCGCCGAGATCTGGGACGCCCAGGCCTGGAACGAGTACCTCGCAGAAAAGGAAACGGCCTTCTCGGAGACCGATGACGCCATACCGGGGATTCTCTGA
- the rsmH gene encoding 16S rRNA (cytosine(1402)-N(4))-methyltransferase RsmH, which yields MTDPDQSKPTSERHVPVLKDRCINLLAPGFEAARSRGETPVVIDATLGMGGHAEAMLQRFPDLHLVGIDRDEEALALAGDRLTPFANRIDLVHAVYDEIPEVLADLGFNEVHGVLMDLGVSSLQLDERERGFAYSFDAPLDMRMDTSRGQTAADVVNNYSEEDLVRIIRKWGEEKFAGRIANRIVTARTAKPFTTTGELVEQIRSVVPAGAAKSGGHPAKRTFQALRIEVNEELDVLERAIPAAISAIAVGGRVVVMSYHSLEDKIVKGFFQAGSKSSAPLGFPVELEEHKAELKTLTKGTEVPTAAEIAENPRAASARLRAVERIKARRAA from the coding sequence ATGACGGACCCTGACCAGTCGAAGCCTACGTCCGAACGCCATGTACCGGTCCTGAAGGACCGGTGCATTAATTTGTTGGCACCGGGGTTCGAGGCGGCGCGCAGCCGCGGTGAGACCCCCGTGGTCATTGATGCCACCCTGGGCATGGGCGGTCACGCCGAGGCAATGCTGCAGCGCTTCCCGGACCTGCACCTGGTCGGCATCGACCGTGACGAGGAAGCCCTGGCCCTCGCGGGGGACCGGCTGACGCCCTTCGCCAACCGGATCGACCTGGTGCACGCCGTGTACGACGAAATCCCTGAGGTCCTGGCGGACCTCGGTTTCAACGAGGTCCACGGAGTCCTGATGGACCTCGGGGTATCCTCGCTCCAGTTGGACGAACGGGAGCGCGGCTTCGCCTACTCCTTCGATGCCCCGCTGGACATGCGCATGGACACGAGCCGCGGCCAGACCGCCGCCGACGTCGTCAACAACTACAGCGAAGAGGACCTGGTCCGGATCATCCGGAAATGGGGCGAAGAGAAGTTCGCCGGCCGCATCGCGAACAGGATTGTCACCGCACGCACCGCGAAGCCCTTCACCACCACGGGGGAGCTGGTCGAACAGATCCGTTCCGTCGTACCCGCCGGCGCCGCCAAGTCCGGCGGGCATCCCGCGAAGCGAACCTTCCAGGCGCTCCGGATTGAGGTCAACGAGGAACTCGATGTCCTGGAACGCGCCATCCCCGCAGCCATCAGCGCAATCGCCGTCGGCGGGCGCGTTGTCGTGATGTCCTACCACTCGCTGGAAGACAAGATCGTCAAGGGCTTCTTCCAGGCTGGATCCAAATCCTCCGCGCCACTCGGTTTCCCGGTGGAGCTGGAAGAGCACAAGGCAGAGCTGAAAACCCTGACGAAGGGCACGGAAGTGCCCACCGCCGCCGAAATCGCCGAGAACCCACGAGCCGCTTCCGCCCGGCTCCGCGCCGTGGAACGCATCAAAGCCAGGAGGGCCGCATGA
- a CDS encoding peptidoglycan D,D-transpeptidase FtsI family protein gives MAEKTGKARKAKAPSATRRLRLGLGVMLTLLLVVGGKLFLVQGLDVGGMAEAALQNRLTPVELPAERGSILDANGTVLASSVIRYNLVVDQRVNTKTETFRRFDEGTEKLVEVSRDQGISELAPLLGMDTATVREALTGGQPYYIVAKDLKPDVEDRISKLQIPGIVTVGTSKRVYPNGSVAGGIVGFLKDGTTGQAGLEQTQDEILKGTPGKRLFEIGADGLRIPVGVDQLTPAVNGKDLKLTLNSDLQYFAQQAIQSQRDKLSAEWGVVIVQDIKTGDIIAMADTNSPDPNDPGKSEAKDRGVRAVTAAYEPGSVQKMITAAALIEEGKSSPLDKFTIPSSYTVDGQTFNDAFPHGTEDRTLAGILGWSMNTGTVMAGERLSKEQRYDWLKKFGIGEAPDIGLPAQAQGILTPADQWDGRQQYTVLFGQGVSQSTLQTVRAFQSVANNGVMLQPRLIDSYINPDGTEEKVPAQDPRQIVSPDTARQVRDILESAVTEGQIKEAALDGYRVGAKTGTSQSPCDDGTAGFCGYTASMVGMAPMDDPRFIVEVVLQRPKGDIYGISNGPVFRSVMSQALRTFNVAPSTGEPVRLPQFAK, from the coding sequence GTGGCAGAGAAGACCGGCAAGGCACGCAAGGCCAAAGCGCCAAGCGCGACCCGGCGGCTGCGGTTGGGCCTTGGTGTCATGCTGACCCTCCTGCTCGTCGTCGGCGGAAAGCTGTTCCTGGTCCAGGGCCTGGACGTCGGGGGGATGGCTGAAGCCGCCCTGCAGAACAGGCTCACCCCGGTCGAACTACCCGCCGAGCGCGGCAGCATCCTCGATGCCAACGGCACCGTCCTGGCCAGCAGCGTGATCCGCTACAACCTCGTCGTCGATCAAAGAGTCAACACCAAGACCGAGACGTTCCGCCGGTTCGACGAGGGCACCGAGAAGCTGGTCGAGGTTTCCCGGGACCAGGGCATCTCCGAGCTTGCCCCGCTGCTGGGCATGGACACGGCCACGGTCAGGGAGGCCCTCACCGGCGGCCAGCCCTACTACATCGTGGCCAAGGACCTGAAGCCTGACGTCGAGGACCGCATCTCCAAACTCCAGATCCCGGGCATCGTCACGGTGGGAACCAGCAAGCGGGTGTATCCCAACGGCTCGGTGGCCGGCGGGATCGTCGGGTTCCTGAAGGACGGCACCACCGGACAGGCAGGCCTCGAACAGACCCAGGACGAGATCCTCAAAGGCACTCCCGGCAAACGGCTCTTCGAAATCGGCGCCGACGGGCTGCGCATCCCGGTCGGGGTGGACCAGCTGACCCCGGCCGTGAACGGCAAGGACCTCAAACTCACCCTGAACTCGGACCTGCAGTACTTCGCCCAGCAGGCGATCCAGAGCCAGCGCGACAAACTCAGCGCCGAGTGGGGCGTTGTCATCGTCCAGGACATCAAAACCGGCGACATCATCGCCATGGCGGACACCAACTCCCCGGACCCCAACGACCCGGGCAAGTCCGAGGCCAAGGACCGCGGCGTCCGGGCCGTGACGGCGGCCTACGAGCCCGGTTCGGTGCAAAAGATGATCACGGCCGCCGCCCTGATCGAGGAGGGCAAGTCCAGTCCGCTGGACAAGTTCACCATCCCGTCCTCGTACACCGTGGACGGGCAGACGTTCAACGACGCCTTCCCCCACGGCACCGAGGACCGGACCCTGGCCGGCATCCTCGGCTGGTCGATGAATACCGGCACGGTCATGGCCGGCGAGCGGCTCAGCAAGGAGCAGCGCTATGACTGGCTGAAGAAGTTCGGCATCGGGGAGGCGCCGGACATTGGACTCCCCGCCCAGGCCCAGGGGATCCTGACCCCCGCCGATCAGTGGGACGGCCGACAGCAGTACACCGTCCTGTTCGGCCAGGGCGTCTCGCAGTCCACGCTCCAGACCGTGCGGGCCTTCCAAAGCGTCGCCAACAACGGGGTGATGCTTCAGCCGCGGCTGATTGACAGCTACATCAACCCGGACGGCACCGAGGAGAAGGTGCCGGCGCAGGATCCCCGGCAGATCGTCTCCCCGGACACGGCCCGCCAGGTCCGGGACATCCTCGAGAGCGCCGTCACCGAGGGCCAGATCAAGGAAGCGGCGCTGGACGGCTACCGGGTCGGGGCGAAGACCGGCACCTCGCAATCCCCGTGCGACGACGGCACCGCCGGCTTCTGCGGCTACACGGCGTCGATGGTGGGGATGGCGCCGATGGACGATCCGCGGTTTATTGTTGAAGTGGTGCTGCAACGGCCCAAGGGCGATATCTACGGAATCTCGAACGGACCGGTTTTCCGGTCCGTGATGAGCCAGGCGCTGCGGACGTTCAACGTCGCGCCGTCCACCGGCGAGCCCGTCCGGCTGCCGCAGTTCGCCAAGTAG